The Schistocerca serialis cubense isolate TAMUIC-IGC-003099 chromosome 10, iqSchSeri2.2, whole genome shotgun sequence genome includes a region encoding these proteins:
- the LOC126425193 gene encoding piggyBac transposable element-derived protein 4-like — protein MYVVTHNVIFFLEDEIDDSLSSDEDENDVEGVASNPAAVPYPKDSEWTAVDTYRPLPVNTTPRQILVDIDESSSVLDCSKVFLTDSDVNELKRQTNLYASQTIQKKRRGNNLKPHSVLSSWKPVTISEMRRFLGIIFHMCVSKKPKIADHWSTNPVLSCNFCPHVMSRLRFTQILSCLHLVDNSNQKKPGEDGFHPLYKVLPYYNNLKERCIQAYRPSEKVTIDEGICPFRGRVSFRVYMQNKPHKYGLKVYAVAEASSGYVVNFEVYAGKHIVDNSSSAVILRLLSDSSLLNKGHTVYLDRFYSSPELFQQLAEKGTGAVGTVNKSRKGLPKDLVSAKLKKGEMSFRRKDNVLAMKWKDKRDVYTLSTRHQATFGTHTKRNGSVVLKPLQVLDYNLNKIGVDIGDQRLQYNPFQHRTVKWWRKLYFHLLLMGVSNAFWLYNAVHRKKITITDFITVLAVQLVEDDTLEFIPRNEGTVGRLTKRHFLQHIPATTKKYAARVCHVCSSRSKKQSGKASRKETRYECEQCGVALCLEPCFKIFHTKKQYDSV, from the coding sequence atgtatgtagttacacataatgtgatattctttttagaagacgagattgatgacagtttgtcttcagatgaagacgagaatgatgttgaaggtgttgcttcaaatccagcagctgtgccgtatccgaaagacagtgagtggactgcagttgacacctaccgacctctgcctgtcaacacgacacccaggcagatactagtggatattgatgagtcgagttctgtactggattgcagtaaagtgttccttactgacagtgacgtaaatgaactcaagagacagacaaatttgtatgcatcacagacaatacagaagaaaagaagaggaaataatctgaagccccattcagttttgagttcgtggaagccagtgactataagtgagatgaggcgtttcttgggtattattttccacatgtgtgtttcgaaaaagccaaaaattgcggaccattggagcactaatcctgttcttagttgtaacttttgtccccatgtcatgagccgtttgcgtttcactcagatactgtcatgcttgcatcttgttgacaattcaaatcagaaaaaaccaggcgaagatggatttcatccactttacaaagttttgccatattataataatttgaaggagcgatgtatccaggcatatcgtccctcagaaaaagtgacaattgatgaaggaatttgcccatttcgaggtcgtgtgagtttccgtgtttacatgcaaaataagcctcataagtatggactgaaagtatatgctgttgctgaagccagtagtggctatgttgtaaattttgaagtttatgctggtaagcatattgttgacaattcttcgtctgcggttattttgcgattgttgtctgacagcagcttgctgaacaaaggccacactgtgtatttagatcgattttattccagtccagagctatttcagcaactggcagagaaaggcactggagctgttggtactgtgaacaaatccaggaaaggattgcctaaagatttagtatctgctaagctgaaaaagggcgaaatgtcttttcggcgtaaagataatgtattggcaatgaagtggaaagataagagagatgtgtatacattgtctacaaggcatcaagcaacatttggtacgcatactaagagaaatgggtctgtagtattgaaaccacttcaggtacttgattacaacctcaataaaattggagtggatattggagaccaacgcctgcagtacaatccgttccagcacagaactgtgaaatggtggcgaaaattatatttccatttgctgcttatgggagtatcaaatgcattttggctgtacaatgcagtgcacaggaagaaaattacaataacagactttataacagtgcttgcagttcagcttgttgaagacgacacacttgaattcattccaagaaatgaaggaactgtaggtcggctaacaaagagacattttttgcagcacatacctgcaactactaagaagtatgctgctcgtgtgtgtcacgtgtgcagttccaggagcaagaaacagagtggcaaggcttctcgcaaagagacacgatacgaatgtgaacagtgtggcgttgcactctgcctggaaccttgctttaaaattttccacactaaaaaacaatatgattctgtgtga